Proteins encoded within one genomic window of Pseudomonadota bacterium:
- a CDS encoding metalloregulator ArsR/SmtB family transcription factor produces MISFEEAEIRSRIIKALAHPVRLMIVEVLKDGETPFSKLNDLFESDKSTVSKHLLVLKEAGIVSSRKSGLEMFYKLEVPCITDFFSCVTAVIENTVKKQKACLCSK; encoded by the coding sequence TTGATAAGTTTTGAAGAAGCAGAAATCAGAAGCAGAATCATTAAAGCGCTTGCACATCCGGTAAGGTTGATGATAGTTGAGGTGCTTAAAGATGGAGAAACCCCTTTTTCAAAACTCAACGACCTTTTTGAATCTGATAAATCAACCGTATCGAAACACCTTCTTGTATTGAAGGAGGCAGGAATCGTCTCTTCACGGAAAAGTGGTTTGGAAATGTTCTATAAGCTTGAGGTGCCATGTATTACCGATTTTTTTAGCTGTGTTACGGCAGTTATCGAAAATACCGTAAAAAAGCAAAAGGCATGCCTATGTAGCAAGTAA